In Brienomyrus brachyistius isolate T26 chromosome 3, BBRACH_0.4, whole genome shotgun sequence, the following proteins share a genomic window:
- the LOC125738052 gene encoding uncharacterized protein LOC125738052 has protein sequence MDDEVQQLRDLVGQLQADIDWLRQERAEAPDPSVTQSAPAPPPVSAEHRVFTDRFAFISKDRKCPMFGGRSGVSFEEWEDEVQACMRARHLSSADQAFFLFDHLEAGAKEEIKHRSAVERGDPERILAILRELYGCSYSHVWLQETFFSRKQQDGEGLLEFSLALMSLMGKIQQAAPHAVPNAEVMLRDQFMEHVADCALRRELKRLVRCQPSMRLLDVRREALRWEREGTPFGGRGRSLSVPAAYGISYGLQGQSYSASRVVASNREFLELKDLLTQQQEQINLLTRSVSLLQASKQVRHPPHGPVICRRCQQPGHFARNCEGPRVSGPRDPPSSGSVSSLAQSGQQPGNEYPPRC, from the coding sequence ATGGATGACGAAGTGCAACAGCTCCGGGATTTGGTGGGGCAGCTCCAGGCTGATATTGATTGGTTGCGCCAGGAGCGAGCAGAGGCTCCAGATCCCTCTGTCACCCAATCCGCccctgcacctccacctgtttcaGCCGAGCATCGTGTTTTTACCGACCGGTTTGCTTTTATTTCTAAGGACCGGAAGTGTCCcatgtttgggggcaggtctgggGTGAGCTTCGAGGAATGGGAGGACGAGGTGCAAGCGTGTATGCGGGCTCGGCATTTGTCAtctgctgatcaagcattttttctgtttgaccACTTAGAGGCGGGAGCCAAGGAGGAGATTAAACATCGCTCCGCGGTTGAACGGGGTGACCCGGAAAGGATACTGGCAATATTGCGTGAGCTGTATGGGTGTTCTTATTCTCATGTATGGTTGCAGGAAACTTTCTTTTCTAGGAAGCAACAGGATGGGGAGGGTCTGCTTGAGTTTTCATTGGCCCTAATGAGTTTGATGGGTAAGATTCAACAGGCTGCGCCACATGCGGTACCTAATGCCGAGGTAATGTTAAGAGACCAATTTATGGAGCATGTTGCTGATTGTGCACTCCGTAGAGAGTTGAAACGACTGGTTCGGTGTCAACCCTCCATGAGGTTGTTAGATGTACGGAGGGAGGCTCTTAGATGGGAACGTGAGGGTACCCCCTTTGGTGGGCGCGGTCGCAGCTTGTCCGTTCCTGCTGCCTATGGTATCTCCTATGGGCTGCAAGGTCAGTCATACTCTGCCTCTAGGGTGGTAGCCTCAAATAGGGAGTTTCTAGAATTAAAGGACCTTTTGACACAGCAACAAGAGCAGATTAATTTGCTCACTCGGTCTGTATCACTTTTGCAGGCCTCTAAGCAAGTTCGCCACCCTCCTCACGGCCCTGTCATTTGTCGCCGGTGTCAGCAACCTGGTCACTTTGCACGGAATTGTGAGGGACCAAGGGTTTCTGGTCCTAGGGACCCACCCTCTTCCGGCTCGGTGTCAAGCCTTGCCCAGTCTGGTCAGCAGCCGGGAAACGAGTACCCGCCGCGTTGTTGA